One window from the genome of Carnobacteriaceae bacterium zg-84 encodes:
- the aspS gene encoding aspartate--tRNA ligase, whose product MRTNYCGMITEKYVNQTVTVQGWVARRRDFGGLLFIHLRDREGIVQVVFNAETQPEIFKLAEKLRSEYVVEITGEVVLREEQQINDKMNTGKIDIHAHALTILSTATTPAIPVEDGYNTSDELRMQYRYLDLRRTSMLHNLRLRHQVTKSIRESLDNAGFIDVETPYLTKSTPEGARDYLVPSRVNSGSFYALPQSPQLFKQLLMGAGLDKYYQIARCFRDEDLRGDRQPEFTQVDLETSFLSAEEIQQTVENMLQKVMKDTLNIDVTTSFPRMSYAEAMNRYGNDKPDTRFALELIDIASVAQKVEFGVFQNALANGGQVKALNLKGQASAYSRKDVDKLGEFVARYGAKGLAWTKVENGEFTGGIAKFINDVKEELLSVVNGEDGDILFFCADKPSVVAQSLSELRLKLGRDHDLIDTSAFHFLWIVDWPLLEYDEDNQRYVAMHHPFTRPKASDMDKLITNPADVMAEAYDIVLNGYEIGGGSLRIYTREMQEKMFDVLGFTKEEAEQQFGFLLGALDSGFPPHGGLALGLDRLVMLLAKENNIREVIAFPKNGKAIDPMTEAPSEVSTAQLQELSLSILEK is encoded by the coding sequence ATGAGAACAAATTATTGTGGCATGATAACAGAAAAGTACGTCAACCAAACAGTAACCGTACAAGGTTGGGTTGCTAGACGTAGAGATTTTGGTGGTCTATTATTTATCCATTTACGTGATAGAGAGGGGATTGTACAAGTTGTGTTTAATGCTGAAACACAACCAGAGATATTTAAACTTGCAGAAAAATTACGTTCAGAATATGTTGTGGAAATTACAGGAGAAGTTGTTTTACGTGAAGAACAACAAATCAACGATAAAATGAATACCGGTAAAATTGATATACATGCACATGCTCTAACAATTTTATCAACAGCAACAACACCGGCTATTCCAGTAGAGGACGGCTATAACACATCAGATGAATTACGAATGCAATATCGTTATTTAGATTTACGCCGTACAAGTATGTTGCATAATTTACGTTTACGTCATCAAGTGACAAAATCTATTCGTGAGTCATTGGATAATGCAGGATTTATTGATGTTGAAACACCGTATTTAACAAAATCAACACCAGAAGGAGCAAGAGATTATCTTGTACCATCTCGTGTGAATAGCGGTTCATTTTATGCGTTACCGCAATCTCCTCAGTTGTTTAAACAGCTATTGATGGGTGCAGGATTAGATAAATATTATCAAATTGCACGTTGTTTCCGTGATGAAGATTTAAGGGGAGATAGACAACCAGAGTTTACACAAGTCGACTTAGAAACAAGCTTTTTATCAGCAGAGGAGATTCAACAAACTGTTGAAAATATGTTGCAAAAAGTGATGAAAGATACATTGAATATTGATGTAACAACATCATTTCCACGTATGTCGTATGCAGAGGCAATGAACAGATACGGAAATGACAAACCGGATACACGCTTTGCATTAGAATTGATTGATATTGCTTCAGTTGCTCAAAAAGTTGAGTTTGGTGTTTTCCAAAATGCCCTAGCAAATGGAGGACAAGTAAAAGCATTGAACTTAAAAGGTCAAGCAAGTGCCTATTCACGTAAAGACGTTGATAAATTGGGTGAGTTTGTTGCAAGATATGGAGCAAAAGGCTTGGCATGGACAAAAGTTGAAAATGGTGAATTTACAGGTGGTATTGCCAAATTTATCAATGATGTAAAAGAGGAATTATTATCTGTTGTGAATGGAGAAGACGGTGACATTTTATTCTTCTGTGCTGATAAACCGAGTGTGGTGGCACAATCATTAAGTGAATTACGTTTGAAATTAGGACGTGACCATGATTTGATTGATACATCAGCGTTTCATTTCTTGTGGATCGTGGATTGGCCTTTATTGGAATACGATGAAGATAATCAACGTTATGTTGCGATGCATCATCCATTTACAAGACCAAAAGCAAGTGATATGGATAAATTGATAACAAATCCTGCAGATGTGATGGCAGAGGCGTATGATATTGTTTTGAATGGATACGAAATTGGCGGTGGCTCATTGCGTATTTATACACGGGAAATGCAAGAAAAAATGTTTGATGTATTAGGATTTACAAAAGAAGAAGCAGAACAACAATTTGGTTTCTTATTGGGAGCTTTAGATTCAGGATTTCCTCCTCATGGTGGATTGGCACTTGGCTTGGACAGATTGGTTATGTTATTGGCAAAAGAGAATAATATTCGTGAAGTAATTGCTTTCCCTAAAAATGGTAAAGCGATTGATCCAATGACAGAGGCACCAAGTGAAGTAAGTACAGCTCAATTACAAGAATTATCGCTATCTATTTTAGAAAAATAA